A single genomic interval of Drosophila virilis strain 15010-1051.87 chromosome 2, Dvir_AGI_RSII-ME, whole genome shotgun sequence harbors:
- the Saysd1 gene encoding uncharacterized protein Saysd1: MADFQEQLIKYRKQKQKRELLNNFKSKIKKFWMLGTGEDQVQGKCQTSIDIKPIKTVYAESSKVNETIDEYVSSSEDDQLSEENLNTNVGNESKCLKYTLWTVYFLFWVTLYVIAIELKFGMVFLMLSALFGIYFNTRTGPKKSNEISAYSIFNKNCESIDGTLKAEQFENEIRYGFGSVR, from the exons AGCAATTGATAAAATAccgaaaacaaaagcaaaaaagagaattattaaataactttaaatcgaaaattaaaaaattttggATGCTAGGCACGGGTGAAGACCAAGTTCAGGGAAAATGTCAAACATCTATCGACATTAAG CCAATCAAAACCGTGTATGCTGAATCTTCTAAAGTCAATGAAACGATTGATGAATACGTCTCATCAAGTGAGGATGATCAATTGTCAGAGGAAAACCTGAACACGAACGTCGGCAACGAGAGTAAATGTTTGAAATACACACTTTGGACtgtatattttctgttttggGTTACATTGTACGTGATAGCAATTGAGCTAAAGTTTGGGATGGTCTTTTTAATGTTATCTGCATTATTTGGAATATATTTCAACACAAGAACTGGCCCAAAGAAATCCAATGAAATAAGTGCCTACagtatttttaacaaaaattgtgAAAGTATAGACGGCACGCTGAAGGCGGAACAATTTGAAAACGAAATTCGCTACGGCTTTGGGAGTGTGCGATAA